The Deinococcota bacterium genome includes a window with the following:
- the rplI gene encoding 50S ribosomal protein L9, with product MNLILLEPVDNLGDAGEMVKVRPGYARNFLIPQGLGLPATKANQRELEARLSQRAKLLSERKADAERLREMLEGAKVEMRTRAGEGRIYGSIGTRDIAEAIEAQYGTQIDRRKINLDNPIKELGDYTVTYKPHPEVPIEVTVSVVADEEA from the coding sequence ATGAACCTGATCCTGCTCGAGCCCGTCGACAACTTGGGCGACGCCGGCGAAATGGTCAAGGTGCGGCCGGGCTATGCCCGCAACTTTTTGATTCCGCAGGGCCTGGGGCTGCCCGCCACCAAGGCCAACCAGCGCGAGCTCGAGGCCAGGCTGTCGCAGCGCGCCAAGCTCCTCTCCGAGCGCAAGGCCGACGCCGAGCGCCTGCGTGAGATGCTCGAGGGGGCCAAGGTCGAGATGAGGACGCGTGCCGGCGAGGGCCGCATCTACGGCTCGATCGGCACGCGCGACATCGCCGAGGCCATCGAGGCCCAGTACGGTACCCAGATCGACCGCCGCAAGATCAATCTCGACAATCCCATCAAGGAACTCGGCGACTACACCGTCACCTACAAGCCCCACCCCGAGGTGCCCATCGAGGTCACCGTGTCGGTGGTGGCCGACGAAGAAGCCTAG